The following proteins are encoded in a genomic region of Triticum dicoccoides isolate Atlit2015 ecotype Zavitan chromosome 1B, WEW_v2.0, whole genome shotgun sequence:
- the LOC119350814 gene encoding uncharacterized protein LOC119350814 — protein sequence MAAADADAAKLSVSIQAFAALLDCCAAAGVDCDGILLSRAALPPSFSDDDPAPTLHIYVTGHSSLARPSALSNALSCFKPCFPARTGTATVGFFSSRHSACTMRRPSMREAAGARSLSKSVALAHPVVFLLLAPSVATDLSIYSFAHRAFLLVDSRLVPTSLTIVNVGPRYRGQYQCHTFAPESPMPRLPPQPANIGEQATEEEEMYSGMLRRLDRLAQEAEEGNKLLFRQKNKNLLAWRKIAGLMTRSKGRDLVLSMGVEYL from the exons atggccgccgccgacgccgacgccgcgaAGCTCTCCGTCTCCATTCAGGCCTTCGCGGCGCTCCTCGACTGCTGTGCAGCCGCCGGCGTGGACTGCGACGGGATACTCCTCAGCCGTGCCGccctccccccttccttctccGACGACGATCCGGCCCCAACCCTACACATCTACGTCACCGGCCACTCCTCGCTCGCTCGACCCTCCGCCCTCTCCAACGCACTTAGCTGCTTCAAGCCCTGCTTCCCCGCACGCACGGGCACGGCCACCGTCGGCTTCTTCTCCTCCCGCCACAGCGCGTGCACGATGCGCCGCCCCTCCATGCGCGAGGCCGCCGGCGCCCGCTCCCTATCCAAATCTGTGGCCCTCGCCCACCCCGTCGTGTTTCTCCTCTTAGCCCCCTCTGTCGCCACCGACCTCTCCATCTACTCGTTCGCCCACCGCGCCTTCCTCCTTGTTGATTCCCGCCTCGTCCCCACCTCCCTCACGATCGTCAACGTGGGTCCTCGTTACCGGGGCCAGTACCAGTGCCACACCTTCGCCCCGGAGTCGCCAATGCCGCGGCTGCCGCCTCAGCCGGCAAACATCGGAGAGCAAGCAACCGAGGAGGAGGAGATGTATTCCGGGATGCTAAGGAGGTTGGATAGGCTTGCTCAGGAGGCGGAGGAGGGCAATAAGCTTCTGTTCCGTCAG AAAAACAAGAACTTATTGGCATGGAGAAAAATTGCTGGGCTGATGACTCGAAGTAAGGGCAGAGATCTTGTTCTCAGTATG GGTGTAGAGTATCTGTAA